The region CAGAAGTCCAGCACGGCGCCGCGTTCGATCGGCCCCTCCTCGGGGTCGCTGTCGAAGCCCTCGGTGGTGCCGTCCGGCAGCAGGTCCAGGGCACGCGAGGTGGCCCAGGCCGCCCCCTCGGTCAGGGCTCGGATGTCCCGGGCCAGGGCCCCCGGCGTGAGCCGGTCGTCCGCGTCGAGCACCTTGACGAACTCGCCCTCCGCCCGGCTGAGGCCCAGGGTCCGCGCCATGCCCGCCCGGCCGGCCCGCCCCTGCCCGAAGCTCACCCGGCCGTCGTCCGGCAGGTACGGGCTGACCCCGTCGGTCTCGCCGTCCTCCTGGACGACCCACTGCCACTCCCAGCCGTCGGGCAGTACCTGCTCCGCCAGCGACCGGTGGGCCTCCGGCAGGAACCCCGCCCCGGGCGCGTGGACCGCCGTGATGACGGTGATCAGTCGGGGCATCGGCTACCAGCGCTCCAGCGGGGTCGTGAAGACCGCTTCGGTGCGGTCCCCGGGGAGGATGACCTCGGACCACTCGACGGCGCGGCCCCGGGTGTCGACCGAGGTCCTGTGCAGGACCATGACCGCGGTGCCCGCGCCCAGGCCGAGCCGTTCCGCCTCCTCCCCGGTCGGGAGGCGGGCCGTGACCCGCTCCTCGATCCGGTCGAGCTCGATGCCCACGGTGTGCAGCTGGCTCTGCGTGCCGCCGGGCCAGGGCTCCCTCGTCTCGTCGAGCAGGTCGGGGTTGCCCTCGATGAGGTCCACCACCAGGTAGGAGCGCACCAGGTTGAACGGGACGGGCTCGTCCCGGTGGCGGGTCCGGTAGAGGCGCTCCAGCAGCGCCGTCCCGGCGGGGACTCCGAGGGCGCTGGAGAGCTCCGCGTCGGCCTCCACCCGGTGGTAGGCGGCACTGAACACCAGGTCGTCGACCTCCAGGCCGGTGTCGCGCTCGGTGGCGCCGGTGGACAGCCGCTCGCCCAGGCCCGTCCGGGCCCGGTCCTTCTCCCACTGGTGCCGGTCGTTGGAGCGGCGGACCGCGCGGCGGGGCCTGCGCACCACGTCCCCGCGCCCGTCCCCGCCCTCGACCAGCCCCTCGGCCCGCAGCAGGCCGAGGGCCCGGCGCACGGCGGGCAGCGCCTCGCCGTAGCCGTCGGCCAGCTCCGCCTCCCCGGGCAGCGGCTCCCCCGGCTCCGTTTCCCCGGCCCGGATACGCCGCCGCAGGTCCTCCGCGATGCGCTCGTGGGCCTCCCCCGCGGCCATACGCCGACCCCCGTCCTCCCCCTAGGCGTCCCGCCGACCCTAACCCCGCCAGGCCCCGCCCGCCCCGCACCCCCG is a window of Nocardiopsis changdeensis DNA encoding:
- a CDS encoding glycosyltransferase family 2 protein; its protein translation is MPRLITVITAVHAPGAGFLPEAHRSLAEQVLPDGWEWQWVVQEDGETDGVSPYLPDDGRVSFGQGRAGRAGMARTLGLSRAEGEFVKVLDADDRLTPGALARDIRALTEGAAWATSRALDLLPDGTTEGFDSDPEEGPIERGAVLDFWKAHGFRAQVHPATLCVRRDLLLALGGWMALPASEDTGLLLALNAVARGWFTAEPGLLYRKWPGQVTAAAAHRDEAERSARMGVVRERAEALALTGWEYRAPAG
- a CDS encoding GntR family transcriptional regulator, translated to MAAGEAHERIAEDLRRRIRAGETEPGEPLPGEAELADGYGEALPAVRRALGLLRAEGLVEGGDGRGDVVRRPRRAVRRSNDRHQWEKDRARTGLGERLSTGATERDTGLEVDDLVFSAAYHRVEADAELSSALGVPAGTALLERLYRTRHRDEPVPFNLVRSYLVVDLIEGNPDLLDETREPWPGGTQSQLHTVGIELDRIEERVTARLPTGEEAERLGLGAGTAVMVLHRTSVDTRGRAVEWSEVILPGDRTEAVFTTPLERW